Below is a window of Pseudomonas monteilii DNA.
GTTGGGCGTACCCTGGGTCGCCGAGACACGGGCGATCTGGTCGTTGTACTGGGCGATGGTGCTGCTGAGCTTGTTGACCTGGTCGGCCATGGTGGCCATGTTGCCGTCGATGTTGCTGCTCTGCTGCTTGAGCTGGGTCGACAGGGCATTGAAGCGCTTGCCCAGGGTCTGGGCACTGGTCAGCAGCAGTTGCCGCGAGGCGTCCTCGGTCGGGCGCGCGGAGACTTCCTGCAAGGCGCTGAAGAAGCTCTGCAAGGCCGAGGTGACGCCGGTGTCGGTGCTCGACAGCGACTTGTCCAGGGGCGTGATCTGGTTGAGGTAGGCGGTCGAATCGCTGCTCAGGCTGGTGGTGGTGCGCAGCTGGTTCTCGAGGAACGAGTTGTACACGCGGCGCACGTCAGCCAGGGTGGTCCCAGTGCCGATGTAGACGTTGCCGTATTGCTGCGAGCCCTTGGTCTGCTGGACGATCTGCTGGCGCGAATAGCTGTCCACGTCGGCATTGGCGATGTTGTTGCCCAGGGTATGCAACCCCGACTGCGCGGCGTTCAGGCCGGAAATGCCGATATTGATCAAACTCGCCATGGTTGCGGGCCCTTATAGTTGCCGAGTGGTCGTCAGAGCCGCGTAGCTCTCGGTCGACTTCATCTGCTTGGCTATCTGCGAAATCTTGCTGGCATAGGCAGGGTCGGTGGCGTACCCGGCTTTTTGCAGCTCCTTCACGAACTGTTCTGGTTTATCGGCAGAGGCGACCGCATCTTTATAGCGGGCGTTGTTCTGCAGCAGGCTGACCAGGTCGTGGAAGCTGTCCTGGTAGGATTCGTAGGAACGGAACGACGCCGTTTCCTTGACGAACTTGCCGTCGCGGAATTCGCTGGTGATCGCCCGGGCCTTGTCGCCTTCCCAGTTGCCGCTGGCCTTGATGCCAAACAGGTTGTGGCTGTTGCTGCCATCGGCGTTGCGCATCACCGACTTGCCCCAGCCGGTTTCCAGCGCCGCCTGGGCGACCAGGTAGCGCGGGTCGACGCCGATGCGCTTGGCGGCCGCTTCGGCCATCGGCAGCATGGTGGCGACGAAGTCGTCGCTGCCGGAGAAGACCTTTTGCGGCGCCAGCGGCGGCTGCGCGACACTGCGGCTGAGCCCTTGCAACTGGGCACGGTCCGGCGCGGCGAAGGCACGGGCCGTGGACGCCCCGACGGCAGCTACGCCTTCGCGGGCCGGCAGCGCAGCGGTGTTGGTCGTGGCGGTGGCGGCCGCAGCCGCCGTGGCCGACGGCACGATGCCCGCCAGCAGACGGTCGGTCAGCTTGCCCGGCAGGGCCAGGCGCCGTGCATTGAGCGCCGCGACGTCATTGCGTCCGTGGGTGTCGCCACTGACCGCCGAATGGGCACCGGCCACGCCCTGCCGGCCCCACAGGGTCGGCGCGCTGCCCTCGACCCGCGGGAACGGGCTGGGGTTGCCCACCGCCGGGCTCTTCTGCTTGGACAGCTGACGCATGAGCACGTCCTGCAGGCCGATGCCGCCGCCCTGGCGCGACATGCTCACCGCCATCTGCTGGTCGTACATGTCCTGGTACTGCTTGACGGTCTCGGTGTTCATCGGGTTGTCGTCGGCCAGCACATTGCTGGCCTTGCGCGAGGCCTTGAGCATTTCGCTGACGAACAACGACTCGAACTCCTGGGCCACCTTGCGCAGGTTGCCTTCGCTGTCGCGATCACCGTGCTTGAGCGAGCTCAAGCGGTTGAGGTCGGTGTAGGCGCCGCTGTCGGCTTGACTGGAGACCAGGCTCTTGGCGTTGTTCATCGTACGGTCCTCAAATCACGATCAGGTCGGCCTGCAGCGCCCCGGCCTGTTTCAAGGCTTCGAGGATCGCCATCAGGTCACCGGGTGCAGCGCCGACCTGGTTC
It encodes the following:
- a CDS encoding flagellar biosynthesis protein FlgJ; amino-acid sequence: MNNAKSLVSSQADSGAYTDLNRLSSLKHGDRDSEGNLRKVAQEFESLFVSEMLKASRKASNVLADDNPMNTETVKQYQDMYDQQMAVSMSRQGGGIGLQDVLMRQLSKQKSPAVGNPSPFPRVEGSAPTLWGRQGVAGAHSAVSGDTHGRNDVAALNARRLALPGKLTDRLLAGIVPSATAAAAATATTNTAALPAREGVAAVGASTARAFAAPDRAQLQGLSRSVAQPPLAPQKVFSGSDDFVATMLPMAEAAAKRIGVDPRYLVAQAALETGWGKSVMRNADGSNSHNLFGIKASGNWEGDKARAITSEFRDGKFVKETASFRSYESYQDSFHDLVSLLQNNARYKDAVASADKPEQFVKELQKAGYATDPAYASKISQIAKQMKSTESYAALTTTRQL